A single genomic interval of Spirosoma linguale DSM 74 harbors:
- a CDS encoding dTDP-4-dehydrorhamnose reductase (PFAM: dTDP-4-dehydrorhamnose reductase; Male sterility domain; 3-beta hydroxysteroid dehydrogenase/isomerase; polysaccharide biosynthesis protein CapD; short-chain dehydrogenase/reductase SDR; NAD- dependent epimerase/dehydratase~KEGG: hypothetical protein) yields the protein MKKILLTGANGLLGQKLVGLLTKQPNVELIATARGENRLPFSDGYTYRAMDITDRQQVLDVIGDVRPDVVIHGAAMTDVDKCEVQKDACWAQNVHAVEYIIEACRAANAFLVHVSTDFIFDGAAGPYDEDAEANPISFYGWSKQAGESAVRHSDIRWAIARTVLVYGIAHDMSRSNIILWVKKSLEDGKNIKVVTDQWRSPTLAEDLAMGCFLIADQEAEGIFNISGKEVLTPYEMAIQTADYFGLDKSLIAQADASTFTQVARRPPRTGFILDKARTVLGYEPHSFAEGIAVLAEQLK from the coding sequence ATGAAAAAAATCCTCCTCACCGGTGCCAATGGGTTACTGGGCCAAAAACTGGTTGGTCTGCTTACAAAGCAGCCGAATGTTGAACTGATTGCCACCGCACGGGGTGAGAATCGACTCCCGTTTTCGGATGGGTATACGTATCGGGCAATGGACATTACCGACCGGCAACAGGTGCTGGATGTGATTGGTGATGTGCGTCCGGACGTAGTTATCCACGGTGCCGCCATGACCGATGTGGATAAGTGCGAAGTACAGAAAGATGCCTGCTGGGCGCAGAATGTACACGCTGTCGAATACATCATCGAAGCGTGCCGCGCTGCAAATGCCTTTCTGGTTCATGTGTCGACCGACTTTATTTTTGATGGGGCCGCTGGTCCGTATGACGAAGATGCCGAAGCAAACCCCATTAGTTTTTACGGGTGGAGCAAGCAGGCGGGCGAATCGGCGGTGCGGCATTCGGATATTCGCTGGGCCATCGCCCGAACGGTGCTGGTATACGGTATTGCTCACGACATGAGCCGCAGCAACATCATCCTTTGGGTTAAAAAATCGCTGGAAGACGGGAAAAATATAAAGGTTGTGACCGACCAATGGCGCAGCCCAACGCTGGCCGAAGACCTGGCGATGGGATGCTTCCTCATTGCCGACCAGGAAGCGGAAGGTATTTTCAATATATCGGGCAAAGAGGTACTGACGCCCTATGAAATGGCCATTCAGACTGCCGATTATTTTGGTCTCGACAAATCGCTGATCGCCCAGGCCGATGCGTCGACCTTTACGCAGGTGGCCCGACGTCCGCCCCGCACCGGCTTCATTCTGGACAAAGCGCGTACGGTACTGGGTTACGAACCGCACAGCTTTGCCGAAGGTATCGCTGTTTTGGCTGAGCAGCTCAAGTAG
- a CDS encoding phosphoribosylglycinamide formyltransferase (TIGRFAM: phosphoribosylglycinamide formyltransferase~PFAM: formyl transferase domain protein~KEGG: phosphoribosylglycinamide formyltransferase ; K00601   phosphoribosylglycinamide formyltransferase): MKHIALFASGSGSNAEKIAEYFADNAQVDVSLVVSNNPKAGVIERSRRLHIPVVLFDRKTFYDTDKITQLLINQNIDLIVLAGFMWLMPAGLVRAFPDKIVNIHPALLPKFGGKGMYGHFVHEAVAAAGETESGITIHYVNERYDEGQIIFQASCPVSPTDTPDDIARKVQVLEHTHYPAVVADVLTSMTTQS; encoded by the coding sequence TTGAAACACATCGCCCTGTTTGCTTCCGGTTCCGGCTCCAATGCCGAAAAAATTGCTGAGTATTTTGCCGATAACGCCCAGGTAGACGTCTCGCTGGTTGTCTCGAACAACCCTAAAGCGGGGGTTATCGAACGCAGTCGGCGTTTGCATATTCCGGTAGTGCTCTTCGACCGGAAAACTTTCTACGATACCGACAAAATAACCCAGCTCCTTATCAACCAGAACATTGACCTGATCGTACTGGCTGGGTTTATGTGGCTTATGCCCGCCGGTCTGGTACGGGCCTTTCCGGATAAAATCGTTAATATTCATCCGGCATTATTGCCTAAATTTGGTGGTAAGGGTATGTATGGGCACTTCGTCCACGAGGCCGTTGCTGCCGCTGGAGAGACCGAGTCGGGCATCACAATTCACTACGTGAACGAACGTTACGACGAAGGACAGATTATTTTTCAGGCCAGTTGCCCGGTATCGCCAACCGATACGCCGGACGATATTGCCCGGAAGGTGCAGGTGCTGGAACATACTCATTACCCAGCCGTTGTAGCCGACGTTTTGACATCAATGACCACCCAATCATGA
- a CDS encoding Sigma 54 interacting domain protein (PFAM: ABC transporter related~SMART: AAA ATPase~KEGG: aeh:Mlg_1200 ABC transporter related) produces the protein MLATHQLRFDYGPTKQFIFPDVHCADREALLVLGQSGTGKTTFLHLLALLLTPKSGSVLINQTDLTKLNAAETAAFRAKNLGIVYQKPHFVSSLSVMDNLLMANYLANKPQDKARARELAAQLGFGDHLSKKTNQLSQGEQQRVSIARAVMNQPNVILADEPTSSLDDENTSRVVSLLRQQSEQIGASLLVVTHDQRLKDAFENRVNL, from the coding sequence ATGCTGGCAACTCATCAACTTAGGTTTGACTACGGCCCTACCAAACAGTTCATCTTTCCCGACGTTCACTGCGCCGATCGTGAAGCCCTGCTGGTTTTAGGGCAGTCGGGTACTGGCAAAACGACGTTTCTGCATTTGCTGGCTCTGCTGTTGACGCCTAAAAGCGGGTCTGTGCTGATCAATCAGACAGATTTGACGAAGCTGAATGCCGCCGAAACTGCGGCATTCCGGGCCAAGAACTTAGGCATCGTCTATCAGAAACCCCACTTCGTCAGCTCCCTGTCGGTAATGGATAACCTGCTGATGGCGAATTATCTGGCGAATAAACCGCAGGACAAAGCCCGCGCCCGGGAGTTGGCCGCCCAACTCGGGTTCGGCGATCATCTGTCGAAAAAAACAAACCAGCTAAGCCAGGGAGAGCAGCAGCGGGTGAGCATTGCCCGCGCCGTAATGAACCAGCCCAATGTCATTCTGGCCGATGAACCAACCTCCAGCCTCGACGACGAAAACACCAGCCGCGTGGTGTCGCTGCTACGTCAGCAATCGGAGCAGATCGGGGCCAGTTTGCTGGTTGTTACGCACGACCAGCGGTTAAAAGATGCCTTCGAGAACCGGGTAAATCTGTAA
- a CDS encoding hypothetical protein (KEGG: hypothetical protein), whose protein sequence is MKKTLLYIPLIALLFTTSSCDKGFDELNVNPTAATALNPLFTFNNAMISTSFPGGILTFEEPIVQQMFTPNSGIVAGGNYNIDNRGPSGVNGAIWRQYYQNVVRYLVDVINQTKADPNRTNLYNMARIWKAYAFTVLTDTYGDVPYTQAGIGYIANNVTPKYDTQESIYNDIIKELTEASAALDASKPTEAGEITYGGDITKWKRFGNSLLLRAGMRLSKVNPTLAQSTVQKAVAGGLMQSNADNAVIRNNANYTNGVGATLNSTEAANYYLTKTFVDYFKSTSDPRLASIAVRYVGAKSGPEQTAARANRETATQIGMPLGFDNGTITARATQDGLASFYDYSQLDRTRMGSQFAPCYLVTYAQTQLLLAEAAQRTWTTGNAADFYNAGVTAHMKQLGDYAATSLVADADIAAYLAKNPYSAAKGLELINTQYWVASFLNGPEVFANFRRSGFPVLTPNPYPGKEIKGSFINRLSYPDSEIAVNTANRQEAVSRQGADNLDTRVWWDKQ, encoded by the coding sequence ATGAAAAAGACACTTTTATACATACCCCTGATTGCCCTGCTTTTTACGACAAGCAGTTGTGATAAAGGGTTCGATGAACTGAACGTCAACCCAACAGCAGCGACGGCACTCAACCCGCTGTTTACGTTCAATAATGCCATGATCAGCACCTCCTTTCCGGGCGGTATACTGACCTTCGAGGAACCTATCGTTCAGCAGATGTTCACCCCCAACTCAGGCATCGTGGCCGGGGGCAACTACAACATCGATAACCGGGGGCCTTCGGGCGTTAACGGGGCTATCTGGCGTCAGTACTATCAGAACGTCGTTCGGTATCTGGTCGACGTGATTAACCAAACGAAAGCTGATCCTAACCGGACCAATCTCTACAACATGGCCCGGATTTGGAAAGCCTATGCATTCACCGTGTTAACGGATACCTATGGCGATGTTCCTTACACCCAGGCAGGCATAGGCTATATTGCGAATAATGTAACGCCGAAGTACGATACGCAGGAGAGCATTTATAACGACATCATCAAAGAACTGACAGAAGCATCGGCCGCATTAGACGCGTCGAAGCCAACGGAGGCCGGTGAAATCACCTATGGTGGCGACATTACGAAATGGAAACGGTTTGGTAATTCGCTACTGCTGCGGGCAGGCATGCGCCTATCGAAAGTGAACCCAACGCTGGCGCAGTCCACCGTCCAGAAAGCGGTAGCCGGTGGCCTTATGCAATCGAACGCCGACAATGCGGTGATCCGGAATAACGCCAACTATACCAATGGCGTGGGGGCTACGCTTAACTCGACCGAAGCCGCCAACTACTACCTGACCAAGACGTTTGTCGACTACTTCAAGTCGACATCCGACCCACGGCTGGCCTCCATTGCGGTGCGCTATGTGGGTGCCAAAAGTGGTCCCGAGCAAACAGCCGCCCGCGCCAATCGTGAAACCGCTACGCAAATAGGCATGCCTCTCGGCTTTGACAATGGCACCATTACAGCCAGAGCTACGCAGGATGGTCTGGCCAGTTTTTACGATTACAGCCAGTTAGACCGCACCCGTATGGGAAGCCAGTTTGCCCCCTGCTATCTGGTTACCTACGCACAAACGCAGCTTCTGCTGGCCGAAGCCGCCCAGCGCACCTGGACAACCGGCAATGCCGCCGACTTTTACAACGCCGGGGTTACGGCACACATGAAACAGTTGGGCGATTATGCCGCTACATCGCTGGTCGCGGATGCCGACATTGCAGCTTACCTGGCTAAGAACCCGTACAGTGCAGCCAAAGGTCTGGAACTGATCAACACCCAGTACTGGGTAGCGTCTTTCCTGAACGGCCCCGAAGTATTCGCTAATTTCCGGCGGAGTGGATTTCCGGTTCTGACGCCCAACCCCTATCCAGGCAAGGAGATCAAAGGCAGCTTCATTAACCGGTTGTCTTATCCGGATTCTGAAATTGCGGTAAACACCGCTAACCGGCAGGAAGCTGTTTCGCGGCAGGGAGCCGACAATCTGGATACCCGCGTCTGGTGGGATAAACAGTAA
- a CDS encoding peptidyl-prolyl cis-trans isomerase cyclophilin type (PFAM: peptidyl-prolyl cis-trans isomerase cyclophilin type~KEGG: CYN18-1; peptidyl-prolyl cis-trans isomerase, cyclophilin-type) yields MPKFLLLLFLIPSLVIGQNRKKKDYLVSLNTQYGTMRLVLYDQTPKHKENFIKLVDQKFYDSLLFHRVIPMFMIQGGDPNSRKAQADQPLGNGSNGYKVPAEFVPTLFHKKGALAAARDGNPEKASSGCQFYIVQGRVWDDAGLQTQLKRVEAMKGHVPTDEQKQVYKTLGGAPHLDGNYTVFGEVIDGLAIVDSVAKQPRNEMDRPEKDVRMSMTGQWVKKKKITKQYHYQYVGVRSEK; encoded by the coding sequence ATGCCTAAATTTCTCCTGTTACTTTTCCTGATTCCGTCGCTTGTGATTGGCCAAAATCGGAAGAAGAAAGATTACCTCGTGTCGCTCAATACGCAGTACGGAACGATGCGGCTGGTGCTATACGACCAGACGCCAAAGCACAAGGAAAACTTCATTAAGCTCGTCGACCAGAAATTCTACGATAGTCTGTTGTTTCATCGGGTCATCCCGATGTTTATGATTCAGGGGGGCGACCCAAACTCGCGGAAAGCCCAGGCCGATCAGCCCCTCGGAAACGGTAGTAATGGCTATAAAGTCCCGGCCGAATTTGTGCCGACGCTGTTTCATAAAAAAGGAGCACTGGCGGCTGCCCGCGATGGCAATCCCGAAAAAGCATCGAGTGGTTGCCAGTTTTACATTGTGCAGGGCCGCGTTTGGGACGATGCCGGGCTGCAGACGCAGCTGAAGCGTGTTGAAGCCATGAAAGGGCATGTACCTACCGATGAACAGAAACAGGTTTACAAGACCCTCGGTGGAGCACCTCATCTGGATGGGAATTACACGGTTTTTGGTGAGGTTATCGACGGGCTGGCCATTGTCGACAGCGTAGCCAAACAACCGCGCAACGAAATGGACCGCCCCGAAAAAGATGTTCGCATGTCCATGACCGGGCAATGGGTGAAGAAAAAGAAAATTACGAAGCAGTATCACTATCAGTATGTAGGAGTGAGGAGCGAGAAGTGA
- a CDS encoding protein of unknown function DUF167 (PFAM: protein of unknown function DUF167~KEGG: she:Shewmr4_1190 hypothetical protein) encodes MTLHLKAKPGSKIDQLFYDAAGQLNAKIRAPAQDGKANAYLIEFLAKQLGIPKSGVSIVAGFTNPHKRIEVDVPEEVLTDFLTQLK; translated from the coding sequence ATGACGCTCCACCTGAAAGCGAAACCCGGTAGTAAGATTGATCAACTGTTCTACGATGCCGCCGGGCAGCTTAATGCGAAGATCAGGGCACCGGCGCAGGATGGAAAAGCTAATGCGTACCTGATTGAGTTTCTGGCAAAGCAACTCGGTATTCCAAAATCCGGGGTGTCCATCGTAGCCGGGTTCACTAATCCGCATAAGCGCATCGAGGTCGACGTACCGGAAGAGGTACTTACGGATTTCCTGACACAGCTGAAGTAA
- a CDS encoding dTDP-4-dehydrorhamnose 3,5-epimerase (KEGG: sat:SYN_00576 dTDP-4-dehydrorhamnose 3,5- epimerase), with product MNNWYIDGLQKDKQSITADWNRHKQSLIAGVEVREVKNVIKSNGHLTEIYRKDWQLDDSPVDQVFQIMMQPGGISAWHAHESTTDRLFVTLGTMKIVLYDSRQLSPTFGQINEFLVSDLRPQLISVPPQVWHGVKNISANAALMLNLVDKAYQYDDPDHWRVPADSPAIPYTL from the coding sequence ATGAATAATTGGTATATCGATGGATTACAAAAAGATAAACAGAGTATAACCGCCGACTGGAACAGGCATAAGCAGTCCCTGATTGCGGGCGTTGAGGTGCGGGAGGTGAAAAACGTCATTAAGAGTAACGGTCATTTAACCGAGATTTATCGTAAAGACTGGCAACTGGATGATTCGCCGGTCGATCAGGTGTTTCAGATCATGATGCAGCCGGGAGGAATCTCCGCCTGGCACGCGCATGAGTCGACAACAGATCGGTTATTTGTGACGTTAGGCACGATGAAAATCGTTTTGTACGACTCTCGTCAACTTTCTCCCACGTTCGGGCAGATAAATGAGTTTCTCGTCAGTGATTTGCGCCCGCAGTTGATATCCGTTCCTCCTCAGGTCTGGCATGGGGTAAAAAACATAAGCGCCAATGCCGCTCTTATGCTAAATCTGGTGGATAAAGCCTATCAATACGACGACCCGGACCATTGGCGTGTACCGGCAGATAGTCCGGCTATTCCATACACACTATAA
- a CDS encoding plasmid maintenance system antidote protein, XRE family (PFAM: helix-turn-helix domain protein~SMART: helix-turn-helix domain protein~KEGG: plu:plu1146 hypothetical protein), whose product MDAFDRIAARTPDQTRRSVRKMLDVADRIHAILEQKGMTQKDLALALHKSESEISKWVSGTHNLELKTIIRIEEALGEDILTIPKPEAIA is encoded by the coding sequence ATGGACGCATTCGACCGTATTGCCGCCCGGACGCCCGATCAGACTCGGCGTTCAGTTCGCAAGATGCTGGATGTAGCTGATCGTATTCATGCTATTCTTGAGCAAAAGGGTATGACTCAAAAGGATCTGGCTCTTGCCCTCCACAAATCAGAATCAGAAATAAGTAAGTGGGTTAGTGGCACGCATAACTTAGAGTTGAAGACGATCATTCGGATTGAAGAAGCCCTGGGTGAAGATATTTTAACGATACCAAAACCTGAAGCCATAGCTTGA
- a CDS encoding two component transcriptional regulator, LuxR family (PFAM: response regulator receiver; regulatory protein LuxR~SMART: regulatory protein LuxR; response regulator receiver~KEGG: sat:SYN_01019 two-component response regulator) gives MEPITKSTTILIADDHQLFSDGLRTLLTTAHSPFTVIGQVYDGRDVIPVVHQLQPDLILLDINLPHRNGVDIARQLRREFPHVGVVIITMYSYQKLTEELRAVGVAGYLLKSASPDRLMTCLTSVVSGKPFFDQLPNELAIDPRETDPFVKQFSLTPREIEIIRLIRNGLSTSQIAERLFLSAETIKTHRKNIYFKLGINSVAALILFANEQGI, from the coding sequence ATGGAACCTATCACCAAGTCAACAACGATTCTCATTGCTGACGACCATCAACTCTTCAGCGATGGGTTGCGCACCTTGCTAACCACAGCTCACTCCCCGTTTACCGTTATCGGCCAGGTATACGATGGGCGTGACGTAATTCCGGTTGTTCATCAGCTTCAGCCGGATTTGATCCTGTTAGACATCAACCTGCCCCACCGCAATGGAGTCGACATTGCCCGGCAACTCCGGCGGGAGTTCCCCCACGTAGGCGTTGTCATCATTACCATGTACAGTTATCAGAAGCTGACTGAGGAACTGCGGGCGGTAGGGGTTGCCGGTTACTTGCTCAAAAGTGCCTCCCCTGACCGACTGATGACCTGTTTGACGAGCGTTGTCAGTGGAAAACCTTTTTTTGATCAGCTACCGAACGAATTGGCGATTGACCCCCGTGAGACAGACCCATTTGTTAAGCAGTTCAGTCTAACCCCCCGAGAGATCGAAATAATCCGGTTGATCCGCAATGGCCTGTCTACTTCCCAGATTGCTGAACGGCTTTTTCTGTCGGCAGAAACAATTAAAACTCATCGCAAGAATATCTATTTCAAATTAGGAATCAACAGCGTAGCGGCACTTATTCTCTTCGCGAATGAGCAGGGGATATAG
- a CDS encoding glycosyl transferase family 2 (PFAM: glycosyl transferase family 2~KEGG: mlo:mll5318 glycosyl transferase) yields MSDFGHTPVVTVIMATYNRSNILHYAVQSVLRQTETNWELLVIGDHCTDDTEAVMASFTDPRIRFINLETNVGEQSGPNNTGLRQARGTYIAFLNHDDMWFPEHLAVCLAALRTQQADLVFTLGAVMMPDEQIVLSGILPANRYNPVYFVPASSWVFHRSVVDDVGEWYSYKKLWLVPSHDWLRRVDRHGKTISIIRQLTWLAIPSGARKNSYRERQSREHDYYFTELSTNPAFKEDLMTRVALAFSEKENRYEGVGMIWQGVKNILKKQVIATGFVPLELRLMWQYRRKGEGLNYLRRMRGLPNLNQ; encoded by the coding sequence ATGAGTGATTTCGGCCATACGCCGGTTGTAACCGTTATTATGGCGACTTACAACCGAAGTAATATACTGCACTATGCGGTGCAAAGTGTCCTGCGGCAAACGGAGACCAACTGGGAGTTACTGGTTATTGGCGATCACTGCACTGACGATACGGAGGCTGTAATGGCTTCATTTACTGATCCCCGCATTCGGTTTATTAATCTGGAAACTAACGTTGGGGAGCAATCCGGGCCGAATAATACAGGCTTGCGGCAGGCCAGAGGAACCTATATTGCCTTCCTGAACCATGACGACATGTGGTTTCCGGAACATCTTGCGGTGTGTCTGGCCGCCCTTCGCACGCAACAGGCGGATCTTGTATTTACCCTGGGAGCCGTTATGATGCCGGACGAGCAAATCGTTCTGTCGGGTATTTTGCCCGCTAACCGATATAATCCCGTGTATTTTGTGCCCGCATCCAGTTGGGTTTTTCATCGCTCGGTCGTGGATGATGTGGGCGAGTGGTATTCCTACAAAAAGTTATGGCTGGTACCCTCGCACGACTGGCTTCGGCGGGTAGACCGACATGGGAAAACGATTTCAATAATTCGGCAATTAACATGGCTCGCTATTCCTTCAGGAGCCCGTAAAAACTCCTATCGCGAACGACAGTCGCGGGAGCATGACTATTACTTTACTGAACTGAGTACCAATCCTGCTTTTAAAGAAGACCTGATGACTCGGGTAGCCCTGGCCTTTTCTGAAAAAGAGAACCGCTATGAGGGAGTAGGAATGATTTGGCAGGGGGTAAAAAATATACTTAAAAAACAGGTAATTGCGACTGGATTTGTTCCCCTTGAATTGCGATTGATGTGGCAATACCGGCGTAAAGGAGAGGGGCTTAATTATTTACGCAGAATGCGTGGACTTCCTAACCTTAATCAATAA